One stretch of Priestia megaterium DNA includes these proteins:
- a CDS encoding DeoR/GlpR family DNA-binding transcription regulator, translated as MLKTKRIQQIQEYVFEHESVSLDDLVSVFEVSKNTIRRDVQKLVDEGHIKKVYGGVAVNHVKLESFNERQTRNQFQKRLIAKTAAQYVEDGDVIFIDSGTTTLEMIEFLKDKSITIVTNSLDVIVKALPFDALKVISTGGYLERETQSFSSFNHANPVKNYNFDKVFMASTGISISNGVTNSSPVESEIKETVIKRSTKVFLLADHTKFDKYAMITYCQLHEVDYLITDKVDVSYQHYAKENEITLILAEE; from the coding sequence ATGTTAAAAACGAAGCGAATTCAACAAATTCAAGAGTATGTTTTTGAACATGAATCTGTCTCATTAGATGATTTGGTTTCGGTGTTTGAAGTCTCCAAAAACACGATTCGACGCGACGTTCAAAAGTTAGTGGATGAAGGGCATATTAAAAAAGTATATGGCGGAGTAGCCGTTAATCATGTGAAGCTGGAATCATTTAATGAAAGACAAACAAGAAACCAGTTTCAAAAGCGTTTAATTGCCAAAACGGCAGCTCAGTACGTAGAAGACGGAGACGTCATCTTTATTGATTCAGGAACCACCACGTTAGAAATGATTGAATTTCTAAAAGACAAATCGATAACGATTGTTACAAATAGTTTAGATGTTATAGTAAAAGCCTTGCCTTTTGATGCGTTAAAAGTAATTTCTACGGGCGGCTATCTTGAGCGTGAAACTCAATCATTTTCAAGCTTTAACCATGCCAATCCTGTAAAGAACTACAACTTTGATAAAGTATTTATGGCTTCTACGGGTATTTCCATATCAAATGGGGTTACCAATTCATCGCCCGTTGAAAGTGAAATCAAAGAAACGGTCATAAAAAGAAGTACAAAAGTGTTTTTATTAGCAGATCATACGAAATTTGATAAGTATGCAATGATTACGTATTGTCAGCTGCATGAAGTGGATTATTTAATTACAGATAAAGTGGACGTCAGCTATCAGCACTATGCAAAAGAAAATGAGATTACACTTATCCTTGCGGAAGAATAA
- the fba gene encoding class II fructose-1,6-bisphosphate aldolase yields MKDMLHAAKKGNYAVGQYNINSLQWAQAILQAAEEEKAPVIAAVSDRLVDYLGGFKTIVGMIEGLLEEMNITVPVALHLDHGMSVERCKKAIDAGFSSVMFDGSHYPIDENIAMTKQVVDYAAAQYVSVEAEVGTVGGMEDGLVGNIVYAAPAECLRLVKETGVDALAAALGSVHGQYQGEPQLGFDEMKEIADLTDVPLVLHGGSGIPNYQIQKAIALGHAKINVNTECLQAWTRAVRQTLESDSAVYDPRTILTPGKEAVMATVKEKMREFHTSHKA; encoded by the coding sequence ATGAAAGATATGCTTCATGCCGCTAAAAAAGGAAACTATGCGGTTGGTCAGTATAATATTAACAGCCTGCAGTGGGCACAAGCCATTTTACAAGCTGCCGAAGAGGAAAAAGCGCCTGTCATTGCAGCCGTTTCAGACAGGCTTGTGGACTATTTAGGCGGATTTAAAACGATTGTAGGCATGATCGAAGGTTTGTTAGAGGAAATGAATATTACTGTTCCTGTCGCGCTTCACTTAGATCACGGTATGAGTGTAGAAAGGTGTAAAAAAGCTATCGACGCTGGGTTTAGCTCGGTCATGTTTGACGGTTCTCATTATCCAATTGATGAAAATATTGCCATGACTAAGCAAGTAGTAGACTATGCTGCTGCTCAGTATGTCTCCGTTGAAGCCGAAGTTGGAACAGTCGGAGGCATGGAAGACGGGCTTGTTGGCAACATCGTGTACGCTGCCCCTGCCGAATGTCTGCGTCTTGTAAAAGAAACGGGAGTCGATGCGTTAGCGGCTGCTTTAGGTTCAGTTCACGGACAGTACCAAGGCGAACCGCAGCTAGGCTTTGATGAAATGAAAGAAATAGCTGACTTAACAGATGTACCGCTGGTTTTACACGGCGGTTCCGGTATACCAAACTATCAAATTCAAAAAGCAATAGCTCTTGGACATGCGAAAATCAATGTGAACACAGAGTGCCTTCAGGCCTGGACGCGCGCTGTCCGTCAAACATTGGAAAGCGACAGTGCAGTGTATGATCCGCGAACCATTCTTACACCGGGAAAAGAAGCGGTTATGGCGACTGTAAAAGAGAAAATGAGAGAGTTTCATACAAGTCATAAGGCTTAA
- the iolI gene encoding 2-keto-myo-inositol isomerase, translating to MKLCFNEATTLENSNLVKDLEYCNKHGYDYIEIRTMDKLPEYLESHSMDDLAQFFNTNHIKPLALNALVFFNNRSEKEYQAVIEEFKSMLETAQKIGAQYIVAVPLVTEQKIVKAEIKNSCVQVLNELSELAEPYGVKIAVEFVGHPQCTVNTFDQAYDIVQAVNHDNVGLVLDCFHFHAMGSKLEDLKQADISKIFIVHIDDTEDFPIGFLTDEDRVWPGLGAIDLDAIFSTLKEKGYNDAVSVELFRPEYYQLSAEEAIKTAKETTIKAISEYYSFQTTKSYS from the coding sequence ATGAAACTATGTTTTAACGAAGCAACAACATTAGAAAATTCAAATCTTGTAAAGGACCTTGAGTATTGCAACAAGCACGGATATGATTATATCGAAATTCGTACAATGGATAAGCTGCCTGAGTATTTAGAAAGTCACTCAATGGATGATTTAGCGCAGTTTTTTAATACAAATCATATTAAACCGCTAGCGTTGAACGCTTTAGTCTTCTTTAATAACCGCAGTGAAAAAGAGTACCAGGCAGTGATAGAAGAGTTTAAGAGTATGCTAGAAACCGCTCAAAAGATAGGTGCTCAGTATATTGTAGCCGTTCCTTTAGTAACGGAACAAAAAATAGTAAAAGCAGAGATTAAGAATAGCTGCGTACAAGTGCTGAATGAATTATCGGAATTGGCTGAACCTTACGGAGTTAAAATCGCCGTTGAGTTTGTAGGACACCCTCAGTGCACGGTTAATACGTTTGATCAAGCTTATGATATTGTTCAAGCTGTAAACCACGATAACGTAGGCTTAGTACTTGACTGCTTCCACTTCCATGCAATGGGATCAAAACTAGAAGACTTAAAACAAGCGGATATTTCTAAAATATTTATCGTTCATATTGATGACACGGAAGATTTTCCTATTGGCTTCTTAACAGATGAAGACCGAGTATGGCCAGGTCTAGGAGCGATTGATTTAGATGCTATTTTCTCAACATTAAAAGAAAAAGGCTATAATGATGCGGTATCTGTAGAGCTATTTCGACCTGAATATTATCAATTAAGCGCAGAAGAAGCAATTAAGACAGCTAAAGAGACAACCATTAAGGCTATCTCGGAATACTACAGCTTTCAAACAACAAAATCATATTCATGA